The Aedes albopictus strain Foshan chromosome 2, AalbF5, whole genome shotgun sequence region CTTACAACTTCTCGTGCTGGAAGCACAAGATCACCGTCAGCACCGACAACAGAACGGCAAAGATCATTCCGGGGATGGCAAACGACACGGCAAACTCGTCGCTGTAGTTTCGCTCCGGCACTTCGGACTTCATCGGAGCGTCCCATTTGTCCGACCGGCGGAGGTTGCTCAGCTCGGAACCCTTGGCCGGGCGATGGCTTTCGTGCGGATGATGGGGCATGGCCGTTATATCGTCATCTGCTGCGTGCTGTGGAAGATACCGATTAAGAACTTTGGTTTTACTTTTTACATATTTGTTAGCAACCTTACCAGTTTGAAAGCGCACCAATCCAGCTTGAATCCCGAGTTCTCGAACGTAGTCTGCACCGACGTCCTCTTATAATTGCACGACGCAATTTTGTACAGCGGTTTGACCTCCTCCTGCAGCTCCAACAATCTACCAGAAAAGTCAGCCCTGCTTCCAAGATGGACAACCACCCCCTCGCGCTGTTGCGGTCTCAATGGCAACCTGGCGCCCAGCTTAATGGCCGAATCCATGAATATAATGTGCAAATCCTGTCGACTCTCCTGCCACAGATCGTTCCGGAAGATGTTCTTCAAATTCTCGATCCGCCCCGGGTCCATCATGTGCACCCAGTTCAGGTTGTCGATCTTCATCTGGATCACGTTCCTCGGCGGGGGCTTCCGGTGCACCGACAGAATCTGCACCATCCGCTTCGTTTCGTAGGT contains the following coding sequences:
- the LOC109398346 gene encoding epsilon-sarcoglycan isoform X2, with protein sequence MLGKSILFLGLIGMLALSSSVASYELEKVYVSELFSIRVEPRKFNWTFQGLTEQFQYRASLEGYPDLPSWVRYMYSTEYHSGFLYGTPPEQVADRKVPIEIIALNKQTYETKRMVQILSVHRKPPPRNVIQMKIDNLNWVHMMDPGRIENLKNIFRNDLWQESRQDLHIIFMDSAIKLGARLPLRPQQREGVVVHLGSRADFSGRLLELQEEVKPLYKIASCNYKRTSVQTTFENSGFKLDWCAFKLHAADDDITAMPHHPHESHRPAKGSELSNLRRSDKWDAPMKSEVPERNYSDEFAVSFAIPGMIFAVLLSVLTVILCFQHEKLHEYRPAQPVQMVQYSQPVQPTGTLKSLKDAPPPEENLSLRSTSPSESYYRDGSPRIGNSYLRPKPPPYKPTGGSNSSTMQRKAPIGVDI